GCCAAGAAACTTCACCGACAAGGACTGGCAGGCCGCTCGAACCGATGGAGAATTGTTCTGGATTTTGAAACATGGCAGCAAGGGCACGGCGATGGCGCCGTTTATCCCGCTCGTCCTCACGGAAGAAGAAGCCTGGCAGGTGCTGCGGTACGTCCGGTCCTTCGCGACAGAGGGGAAGTGATAGGTCTGCCCAAACGGTGCCTGCGATCCTATAGGGAGCCTGACGCAATCCTTTTTCTGGAGGAAGGTGATGAAGCCTCGTAGTATGCTGCCGCTGTTGGCTCTTGTGGTTTCTCTTACCATTCCATCCTGGGCCACCGAACGGCACAGGATGCAGCTGTTAGTGCCGGCTGATAAACTGTCCGAGGCGCGCGCGCTCACGAGTCCATTGCCGAGGTCCCCTGAGACTGTTTCACAGGGTAAGGCGATCTACGTTGGCAAGGGTGCTTGCTTCAGGTGTCATGGGAAAGAGGGTGACGGTAAAGGACCGCTGGCAGCCCGATTGGATCCCTCACCGCGCAATTTCCAGGACCAGGGATTCTGGATCCATCGTACGGAAGGCGAACTCTTCTGGGTGATTAAGAACGGATCCCCCGATACCGGCCTAGTTGGATATGGAGATCAATTGACAGATGATGAGATCTGGGCCCTCATCCAGTACATCCGCAGCTTCACCGGTGAGCATGGGCCGGCATGATGGGACAGATTGAAGGATGGGCTGCCTCTCCATAACGATTTATCTTCTGTTTTATTAGGTCTACAGTAACCTACCTCCTTCGTGTGGGGGACTGTTGCCTTTTGCGACAGCACCCTTTTCTCCTAAGACCTGGAATGCCCCAGGAAATTGTTTCTCTTCTTCACACGTTTTTGTAAGGCCGCGTCAAATCGCAACAATCAGTGATCGCCGTGGTTCGGCAATTCTGGCACGGCCTTCGCTTTTCCTCTTTCGGAAGAACCACGTTTATCCAAGGAGGAATTGTTATGGACAATCGAGAGACACAATGTTCGGGACCGGCTGTTGTACTCGCATTCTTAGGGGGGGCCA
This portion of the Nitrospirota bacterium genome encodes:
- a CDS encoding c-type cytochrome, giving the protein MKPRSMLPLLALVVSLTIPSWATERHRMQLLVPADKLSEARALTSPLPRSPETVSQGKAIYVGKGACFRCHGKEGDGKGPLAARLDPSPRNFQDQGFWIHRTEGELFWVIKNGSPDTGLVGYGDQLTDDEIWALIQYIRSFTGEHGPA